One window of the Salmo trutta chromosome 35, fSalTru1.1, whole genome shotgun sequence genome contains the following:
- the mia3 gene encoding transport and Golgi organization protein 1 homolog isoform X6, whose product MAVNVSHVYILLVFINHFISNAATEKRFSDFKRCADEECSLLLCRGKASSDFTGPDCRFLSFKKGETVYVYYKLSGRRTDIWAGSVGNRFGYFHKDQLAINHIYTEKELEIPAQETDFVCFDTGHDKFDSYDIESLLVSSLLLTDQDKSVQGTTETLDRNKSAESTTVEVEEPPPEVTLLENDEIDSDVPEDIDKLLEEFPEDKDPGHFDPLESSLPQPETVIQLLLHQEFQSNTVVEPNTVVEPTAEGIKDDLQKYQLRTEDSVLDSVVEPEQGETKESLSEPLSKDDPELENAPDGFSEGRPVPELKTILGTTFDAVTSDDEETRKVTPYDEEDEGSEEFEYQQDEKSDHHLRETPLLAFSEEHSNLEHEDILESEQTDEEESPPETAEKQDSKDKNLWSLGDTVNIVSGGERTAHVTGSEEEEDDDEDDEGEIAPEEPPKIEEPKENIQLLANDPKQEPEVTEQPHEEPVVSNFLEEAVKMPDVDSQTLLFEDEPEGDIEPSTPPADEVIPFEHTEEALADNLTVNESPVPKHISQTEMLSDFDSNTSDSEQMQAVEELPIQKEPKENIQLLANDPKQEPEVTEQPHEVIFEEPIDSDFLEAVKMPDVDSQTLQLEDEPEEGDIEPSIPLDDEVIPFEHTEEALAENLTVNESPVPKHVSQTELLSDFDSKTNVSEQKQAIELPIQKESRDFSQVENKLKPGGTELFRRLRGPNVPDPTKNTMVKERHEELPVDKEDLIDPENLEIEEELLEDENAALSFSSKTEHTDEDKESRSEFGSEQSNNATETEVVSSDELDVVQIEEAIDIEPEEHDIEDSESAGLDQTHTPSLEDKVPDLLSGQEPEYSDDVLRLTLLRSHFKEEDMARFQKILGLQNLFRVEFLFSDLEQELNAALMSQTNTSEDIEKVLEAILEASETPILDEIERMLNARENADVQQETEFDEEATILDNFQELAFTLHQKYSTTSDSSPLAEDSQLHPDTDGGVSDAEEEQTFPHSVGDINEDNLTVTETGEETKASEEKTDHEGHNRPDLDMGLEEDVGHFNRNQDNQPEEIQRGPQAILENTLDMGLVDMEHPSSGSLESPPVSDFQEEEQSGSSFVSVLICSGSLVTLVYEYLGIYAVMMVTCLPEEWKPGPDFYGVSWEPVLVTAGAGFIGFLFLFWRSVLSVKRKSYLTTEKEMADRMKTFEQEKEEILLKVAELQQQGEELKEKKKLSEKSATSSLEKILELKNLVQEMERQNECLDEEKNLLARSFDEERTKTAKHQDMMSEMDKTIEKLKRSRKKTQEALSKATILMEEAKLREDARNVQHQVLEKDIATLREENISLHHTANSWEEKHREMSEQIKVYQKSQKDLEDSLAQKDHNVEVLSDLLGDLEACDDLKGGVVANGEAANDKQTVIRNRIKQMMDVTRVQTTLSVVEEERDRFMTKLLNEEKARKELEEQYQKLEHDILLVKSDKNHLENQYKTLQQKNEIITEMYQQKENALQQKLTKEEFERRNNEDRLTEVDGKALEAEEEVKVCRQRIKEIQDELKQTEKSYKAQIIEQEQKSHENWVIARAAERALLDEKKESTNLRIKLTEMSSKLNELRRPLFKPTPGMAPMPLRRGPRPPSDPHGRYPPDHKHPVAARPDAIAPRTSSPSSLDSSTAPPQSQAEAQASTENPEANSGPRGPGSLLVSPISSPPNSGPGPLSHPSGLCYRPPPGPGPHHIPPPPLFMPPMYRPANGPNGHPGMMPPGPPPPNGHPPGPMMPPGQRPPPPGAYGPPHHRGPPPPHYGPVPPPFGVRGGPPMARPMGPPRPYMHYGPRDHSIPPQHLPTGAAPYPPHGGPRDFPGQPPMQQAPHGHDSSVGPQGQDYSSQQAAATPQPQDSVSSSMAEP is encoded by the exons ATGGCTGTAAATGTATCTCATGTATAcattttacttgtatttattaATCATTTCATATCCAATGCCGCCACCGAAAAGAGATTCTCCGACTTCAAACGATGTGCCGACGAGGAATGCAGTC TGCTCCTGTGCCGGGGGAAAGCATCAAGTGATTTCACTGGACCAGACTGTCGGTTCCTGTCTTTTAAAAAAGGAGAGACGGTATATGTCTACTATAAACTCTCAGGCAGAAGGACAGATATATGGGCGGGGTCT GTTGGTAACCGCTTTGGTTACTTCCATAAGGACCAACTCGCAATCAATCACATATACACCGAAAAAGAATTGGAGATTCCTGCTCAG GAAACCGACTTTGTTTGTTTCGACACCGGACACGATAAGTTTGACAGTTATGACATTGAGTCACTGTTAGTCTCCTCCTTATTGTTAACGGACCAAGACAAGTCTGTACAAGGAACCACAGAGACTTTAGACCGAAACAAAAGTGCAGAGAGCACCACAGTGGAAGTGGAAGAGCCTCCACCTGAAGTGACTCTGTTAGAAAACGATGAGATTGATAGTGATGTTCCTGAGGACATTGATAAGCTTTTAGAGGAGTTTCCAGAGGATAAAGATCCAGGCCATTTTGATCCTTTAGAGTCCTCTCTACCTCAGCCTGAAACTGTAATTCAACTCCTTTTGCATCAAGAGTTTCAATCTAACACAGTAGTTGAGCCCAACACAGTAGTTGAGCCCACAGCTGAGGGGATCAAAGATGACCTTCAGAAATATcagctgaggactgaggactcTGTGCTTGACAGTGTTGTTGAACCAGAGCAAGGTGAGACTAAAGAAAGCCTTTCAGAACCTCTATCCAAAGATGATCCTGAGTTAGAGAATGCACCAGATGGTTTTTCAGAAGGCAGACCTGTCCCTGAGTTGAAAACTATACTTGGAACAACTTTTGATGCGGTCACCTCCGATGACGAGGAAACTAGGAAGGTGACTCCATATGACGAGGAGGACGAGGGAAGTGAAGAGTTTGAATATCAGCAGGATGAGAAAAGTGATCATCATCTTAGGGAAACTCCATTGCTGGCTTTTTCTGAAGAACATTCTAATTTAGAACACGAGGACATTCTGGAATCTGAGCAGACAGATGAGGAAGAGAGTCCACCAGAGACAGCTGAAAAACAGGACTCCAAGGACAAGAACCTGTGGTCATTAGGTGATACAGTTAACATTGTCAGTGGTGGGGAAAGAACAGCTCATGTTACAGgttcagaggaggaagaggatgacgaCGAGGATGACGAAGGTGAGATTGCACCAGAGGAGCCTCCCAAAATTGAAGAACCCAAGGAGAATATACAGCTGCTAGCCAATGACCCAAAGCAGGAGCCAGAGGtaacagaacagccacatgaggAACCTGTAGTTTCTAATTTCCTTGAGGAGGCTGTCAAAATGCCTGATGTGGATTCCCAGACTTTGCTGTTTGAGGATGAACCTGAAGGTGACATTGAACCTTCAACACCGCCTGCTGATGAGGTGATTCCTTTTGAACATACTGAGGAGGCTTTAGCAGATAATCTTACAGTAAATGAAAGCCCAGTCCCTAAACACATCTCACAGACAGAAATGCTCTCAGACTTTGATAGTAATACTAGTGACTCAGAACAGATGCAAGCTGTTGAAGAACTCCCCATACAAAAAGAACCCAAGGAGAATATACAGCTGCTAGCCAACGACCCAAAGCAGGAGCCAGAGGTAACAGAACAGCCACACGAGGTCATCTTTGAGGAACCTATAGACTCTGATTTCCTTGAGGCTGTCAAAATGCCTGATGTGGATTCCCAGACTTTGCAGTTGGAGGATGAACCTGAAGAAGGTGACATTGAACCTTCAATACCGCTTGATGATGAGGTGATTCCTTTTGAACATACTGAGGAGGCTTTAGCAGAGAATCTTACAGTAAATGAAAGTCCAGTCCCTAAACACGTCTCACAGACTGAACTGCTCTCAGACTTTGATAGTAAAACTAACGTATCAGAGCAGAAACAAGCTATTGAACTCCCTATACAAAAAGAGTCAAGAGATTTCTCACAAGTAGAGAATAAATTGAAACCGGGTGGTACAGAGCTTTTCAGACGATTAAGAGGACCTAACGTCCCAGATCCAACTAAAAACACAATGGTTAAAGAGAGGCATGAAGAACTCCCTGTAGACAAGGAGGATTTGATAGACCCAGAGAACTTGGAGATTGAAGAAGAATTGCTAGAGGATGAAAATGCAGCATTGTCTTTTTCATCCAAAACCGAGCACACTGATGAGGACAAAGAAAGTAGATCGGAATTTGGGTCAGAGCAATCCAATAATGCTACAGAAACTGAGGTTGTATCTAGTGATGAGTTGGATGTTGTCCAAATTGAGGAGGCTATTGACATAGAACCTGAGGAGCATGACATAGAAGATTCAGAAAGCGCAGGCTTGGATCAAACACATACACCCTCACTTGAAGACAAAGTTCCAGATCTCCTTTCAGGCCAAGAGCCAGAATACAGTGATGATGTGTTGAGGCTGACGCTACTGCGCTCCCACTTCAAGGAAGAGGATATGGCGCGCTTCCAGAAGATTCTGGGTCTTCAGAACCTCTTCAGGGTGGAGTTCTTGTTCTCTGACCTGGAGCAGGAGCTGAATGCTGCCCTGATGTCACAGACAAACACCAGTGAGGACATTGAAAAGGTGCTGGAGGCCATTTTGGAGGCCTCTGAGACTCCAATCCTGGATGAGATTGAGAGGATGCTGAATGCACGGGAGAATGCTGACGTACAGCAGGAGACTGAGTTTGATGAGGAAGCCACCATCTTGGACAACTTCCAAGAGTTGGCGTTCACCCTGCATCAGAAGTACTCAACGACCAGCGACAGTTCTCCCTTGGCAGAGGACAGTCAACTACACCCTGACACCG ATGGGGGCGTGTCTGATGCAGAGGAAGAACAGACGTTCCCGCACTCTGTGGGGGACATAAACGAGGACAACCTCACTGTGACGGAGACGGGTGAAGAGACTAAGGCATCTGAGGAGAAGACTGACCATGAAGGCCACAACAGGCCAGATCTGGATATGGGTCTTGAGGAGGATGTGGGGCATTTTAACAGAAACCAAGACAATCAGCCAGAAGAAATCCAAAGGGGCCCTCAAGCTATTTTGGAAAATACCTTGGACATGGGACTTGTTGACATGGAGCACCCTTCCTCAG GCTCTTTGGAGTCGCCCCCTGTTTCTGATTTCCAGGAAGAGGAGCAGAGTGGTTCATCATTCGTATCGGTGTTAATTTGCTCTGGTAGTCTAGTCACCCTGGTTTATGAGTACCTTGGAATATATGCTGTTATG ATGGTCACCTGCCTGCCAGAGGAATGGAAGCCAGGTCCAGACTTTTACGGCGTGTCCTGGGAACCCGTGCTGGTCACTGCAGGCGCCGGGTTCATcggcttcctcttcctcttttggAGGAGCGTTCTATCT GTCAAAAGGAAGTCCTATCTAA CTACTGAAAAAGAGATGGCAGACAGGATGAAAACATTTGAACAAGAGAAGGAGGAGATACTCCTAAAGGTTGCTGAACTGCAACAACAG GGTGAAGAACTCAAAGAAAAGAAAAAGCTGTCTGAGAAATCGGCCACCTCATCTCTGGAAAAGATCCTAGAATTAAAA AATCTTGTgcaagagatggagagacaaaaTGAGTGCCTGGATGAGGAAAAGAACTTGCTCGCCAGATCCTTTGACGAAGAGCGGACAAAGACAGCGAAACATCAAGATATG ATGTCAGAAATGGACAAAACTATTGAGAAGTTGAAGCGGAGCAGAAAGAAGACTCAGGAGGCTCTCTCAAAG GCTACCATCCTGATGGAAGAAGCCAAGCTCCGCGAAGATGCAAGGAACGTCCAGCACCAGGTTCTGGAGAAGGATATCGCCACCCTGAGAGAGGAGAACATCTCG CTGCACCACACTGCCAATTCATGGGAGGAGAAGCACAGGGAGATGAGTGAGCAGATCAAAGTCTACCAGAAGTCCCAGAAAGATCTGGAGGACTCCCTTGCTCAGAAAGACCACAACGTTGAG GTTTTGTCTGACCTCCTGGGAGACCTCGAGGCCTGCGACGACCTGAAAGGAGGCGTCGTGGCTAACGGGGAAGCCGCTAATG ACAAGCAGACCGTCATCCGAAACCGCATTAAGCAAATGATGGATGTCACTCGG GTCCAGACCACTCTGTCTGTCGTGGAGGAAGAGCGCGATCGCTTCATGACCAAGCTGCTGAACGAAGAGAAAGCCAGGAAAGAGCTGGAAG AACAATACCAGAAGCTGGAGCATGACATCTTGTTGGTGAAAAGTGATAAGAACCACCTGGAGAACCAGTACAAGACCCTGCAGCAGAAGAACGAGATCATCACAGAGATGTACCAGCAGAAGGAGAACGCCTTGCAGCA GAAGCTAACCAAGGAGGAGTTTGAGCGTCGCAACAACGAGGACAGGCTGACTGAGGTGGACGGCAAGGCCCTGGAGGCCGAGGAGGAGGTCAAGGTGTGCAGGCAGCGTATCAAGGAGATCCAGGATGAACTGAAACAGACTGAAAAGTCCTACAAAGCCCAGATCATTGAGCAGGAGCAGAAATCCCATGAGAACTGG GTGATTGCACGCGCCGCAGAGCGAGCTCTGTTAGACGAGAAAAAGGAATCAACTAACCTCCGTATCAA ACTGACGGAGATGTCCAGCAAGCTGAATGAGCTCCGTAGGCCTCTATTCAAACCCACCCCTGGGATGGCTCCCATGCCACTCCGACGAG GACCACGACCTCCATCTGACCCTCACGGTCGTTACCCCCCTGACCACAAACACCCAGTGGCTGCTAGACCTG ACGCCATTGCACCACGGACATCCTCTCCAAGCAGTCTGGACAGCTCG ACCGCTCCACCACAGTCACAGGCTGAGGCCCAGGCCTCCACAGAGAACCCAGAGGCA AACTCAGGACCTCGGGGCCCTGGCTCCCTCCTGGTCTCTCCTATCAGCTCCCCCCCCAACTCAGGCCCCGGCCCCCTCAGCCATCCCTCCGGACTCTGCTACCGTCCTCCTCCTGGCCCTGGGCCCCACCACATCCCTCCTCCCCCACTCTTCATGCCTCCCATGTACCGACCAGCCAACGGACCTAACGGACACCCAGGCATGATGCCTCCCGGACCCCCACCACCTAATGGACACCCACCTGGTCCCATGATGCCACCCGGACAGCGGCCTCCACCTCCTGGTGCCTACGGCCCCCCACACCACCGGGGCCCTCCTCCACCTCACTATGGACCAGTGCCTCCCCCATTCG GTGTTCGCGGCGGCCCCCCTATGGCCCGACCCATGGGACCACCGCGTCCCTACATGCACTACGGACCACGTGATCACTCCATCCCACCCCAGCACCTGCCCACAGGAGCGGCCCCATACCCTCCTCACGGCGGCCCCAGAGACTTCCCTGGGCAGCCCCCCATGCAGCAGGCCCCCCATGGGCATGACTCTTCTGTGGGTCCCCAGGGTCAAGACTACAGCTCCCAGCAGGCAGCAGCTACCCCCCAGCCCCAGGACTCAGTCAGCTCCTCCATGGCAGAGCCTTAG